A single genomic interval of Roseomonas aeriglobus harbors:
- a CDS encoding cytochrome P450 — MSHDFDPLVPESFDSPHDDYARLRTSCPVAHSDAWGGFWALMKHDDVAAAAADWRTFITSQQNVVPKVAFTGRRPPLHLDPPEHTPYRRALAPLLSERRVERLRPVIRDICRDLLGNMVAAGGGDVVADFSAHMPIATFAHWMNLTPDQVRELTAVGKRYNIAVQSNDIAATKESSLWLYDMARAIVADRKANPMSIDEDATSALLATRVEGEPLPEEMIVGTIRQVLVVGIIAPSVMIGSIAVHLGRDQALQSQLRSDPALVPAAVDEFLRLYTPYRGFARTAVEDVTIRGRTIPAGEPIALVYASANRDEEVFADADRFRIDRPNMKDSVAFGRGPHMCVGAALARLELIVALEELLAAAPGFVLAGAPQPTRFPEIGALSVPIRFEAAA, encoded by the coding sequence ATGAGTCATGACTTCGATCCGCTCGTCCCGGAAAGCTTCGACAGTCCGCACGACGATTATGCCCGGCTTCGGACGAGCTGTCCGGTCGCGCACAGCGACGCCTGGGGCGGCTTCTGGGCACTGATGAAGCATGACGATGTCGCCGCGGCAGCGGCCGATTGGCGTACCTTCATCACGTCGCAGCAGAACGTCGTGCCGAAAGTTGCCTTCACCGGGCGCCGCCCGCCGTTGCATCTCGATCCGCCCGAACACACGCCCTATCGACGGGCCCTGGCACCGCTGCTGAGCGAGCGTCGTGTCGAACGGTTGCGGCCGGTGATTCGCGACATCTGTCGCGATCTGCTCGGCAATATGGTGGCGGCAGGCGGTGGCGACGTCGTCGCGGATTTTTCCGCGCACATGCCGATCGCGACCTTCGCGCACTGGATGAACCTGACGCCGGATCAGGTTCGCGAGCTGACCGCGGTCGGCAAACGCTATAATATCGCTGTCCAGTCGAACGATATCGCTGCCACGAAGGAATCGAGCCTCTGGCTCTACGACATGGCGCGCGCGATCGTCGCCGATCGCAAGGCGAACCCGATGTCGATCGACGAGGACGCGACGAGCGCGCTGCTCGCGACCCGCGTCGAGGGCGAGCCGCTGCCCGAGGAGATGATCGTCGGCACGATCCGGCAGGTGCTGGTCGTCGGCATCATCGCGCCCAGCGTGATGATCGGGTCGATCGCGGTCCATCTCGGTCGCGACCAGGCGCTCCAGTCGCAATTGCGCAGCGATCCGGCGCTGGTGCCGGCGGCGGTGGACGAGTTCCTGCGCCTCTACACGCCTTATCGCGGGTTTGCGCGCACCGCGGTCGAGGACGTGACGATCCGCGGGCGCACCATCCCCGCCGGTGAACCGATCGCGCTCGTCTATGCTAGCGCCAACCGCGACGAAGAGGTGTTCGCGGATGCCGACCGGTTCCGGATCGATCGGCCGAACATGAAGGATTCGGTCGCCTTCGGTCGCGGGCCCCATATGTGCGTCGGGGCAGCGCTTGCCCGGCTCGAGCTCATCGTCGCTTTGGAGGAGTTGCTCGCGGCCGCCCCCGGCTTTGTGCTTGCCGGCGCGCCCCAGCCCACCCGCTTTCCGGAGATCGGCGCCCTGTCGGTGCCGATCCGCTTCGAGGCCGCGGCATGA
- a CDS encoding CocE/NonD family hydrolase has product MRRGFASAFAGVAAGFAVAAVAQAPVPAPRAIERTSLYVPVRDGTRLAVNVYRRAGHSGPAPTIFAFTPYRARYFKDGAIVETFDQAIFGFPALVQQGYAVVIADVRGKGASFGARRGFLDRTEAQDGYDLVGWIARQPWSNGRVGLTGCSYLGGTTMLVAGTRPPAVRAVFTAATDLDKYSFVRNGGVTAQFNTRPDEPLEVDAASVPVDADRDGSLLKQAVAQHARNTPMAALWAGMPYRDSVSPLTGTRFWEEVGPYTHLKALRDPRIAWYFWSNWEDEPTEQMILAARNIPGKLILGPGSHCEGPAQFDIAAEQRRFFDRHLKGIENGIDREPRYTWWREDGAGGAMVRADRLPGVGIRRTPLFLAADTAASLQAPRAASTRRFRVRYDVATGEYFPFWPRPLTGFGPSWTTPPLAAPARLQGYPIARIRTAIDRADAVLFAYVEDVAPDGGVRVIAHGRLAASHRKVSTPPYDKLDLPYHSGLRADVAPMTPGAPAELAFSLSPRAYTFGAGHRIRVTLTGADPRQRDLKALATDPAPEFTILTGGVAGSRIDLPFEATPTFQR; this is encoded by the coding sequence GTGAGGAGAGGATTCGCATCCGCGTTCGCGGGCGTCGCGGCTGGTTTCGCCGTGGCAGCGGTCGCACAGGCGCCCGTTCCTGCGCCGCGTGCGATCGAGCGCACGTCGCTCTACGTGCCTGTCCGGGACGGGACACGGCTGGCCGTCAATGTCTACCGACGTGCCGGGCATAGCGGACCCGCCCCCACGATCTTCGCCTTCACCCCCTATCGCGCGCGCTATTTCAAGGATGGCGCGATCGTCGAAACCTTCGATCAGGCGATTTTCGGTTTCCCCGCGCTCGTGCAGCAGGGATATGCCGTCGTCATCGCCGATGTCCGCGGCAAGGGCGCGTCCTTCGGGGCGCGGCGCGGGTTCCTGGACCGGACGGAAGCACAGGACGGCTATGACCTCGTCGGCTGGATCGCACGACAGCCATGGTCGAACGGCAGGGTCGGGCTGACGGGCTGTTCGTACCTCGGCGGCACGACGATGCTGGTCGCCGGGACGCGTCCGCCTGCGGTCCGGGCGGTGTTCACCGCGGCCACCGACCTCGACAAATACAGTTTCGTCCGCAACGGCGGCGTGACCGCGCAGTTCAATACGCGACCCGACGAACCGCTCGAGGTCGACGCGGCCAGCGTTCCCGTCGACGCCGATCGCGACGGAAGCCTGCTGAAGCAGGCGGTCGCCCAGCATGCGCGCAATACGCCGATGGCCGCGCTGTGGGCGGGCATGCCCTATCGCGACAGCGTCTCGCCGCTGACCGGCACGCGCTTCTGGGAAGAGGTCGGCCCCTATACCCATCTGAAGGCCCTGCGCGACCCGCGGATCGCCTGGTATTTCTGGAGCAATTGGGAAGACGAGCCGACCGAGCAGATGATTCTCGCGGCGCGTAACATTCCGGGCAAGCTGATCCTTGGGCCGGGCAGTCACTGCGAGGGCCCGGCGCAATTCGACATCGCCGCCGAGCAGCGGCGCTTCTTCGACCGGCACCTCAAGGGGATCGAGAACGGCATCGATCGCGAGCCGCGCTACACGTGGTGGCGGGAAGACGGCGCGGGCGGGGCGATGGTACGCGCGGACCGGTTGCCGGGCGTCGGCATCCGACGCACGCCGCTGTTCCTCGCCGCAGATACCGCGGCGTCGTTGCAGGCACCACGCGCGGCGTCGACGCGGCGCTTCCGGGTGCGCTACGACGTCGCAACCGGGGAGTATTTCCCCTTTTGGCCGCGACCGCTGACGGGCTTCGGTCCGAGCTGGACGACGCCGCCGCTTGCCGCTCCGGCGCGGTTGCAAGGCTATCCGATCGCGCGGATCCGCACGGCGATCGATCGAGCCGATGCCGTCCTGTTCGCCTATGTCGAAGACGTGGCGCCCGACGGCGGCGTCCGCGTCATCGCGCACGGTCGGCTGGCGGCGTCGCACCGCAAGGTCTCGACGCCACCTTACGACAAGCTCGACCTGCCCTATCATTCGGGCCTGCGCGCCGATGTGGCGCCGATGACGCCGGGCGCGCCGGCGGAACTCGCCTTCAGCCTGTCGCCGCGCGCCTATACCTTTGGCGCCGGCCATCGCATCCGCGTGACACTGACCGGGGCCGACCCGCGCCAACGCGACCTGAAGGCGCTCGCCACCGATCCTGCGCCCGAATTCACCATTCTGACCGGGGGCGTCGCGGGGTCCCGGATCGACCTGCCGTTCGAGGCGACGCCGACATTCCAAAGATAA
- a CDS encoding TonB-dependent receptor → MIAPSTRLLLSAATGALALATATAASAQTAQPVVQDQPATPATAGDTAQETVSPEDVIITGSRIRGIAPVGSSVIAIDQTKIAETPVTSTNDLLRRVPQVVSLGANRAGGSAQNGAANATRGAGINLRGLSTNATLLLYDGRRFPPQGTQGQFTDPSVLPSIALSRVEVIADGASAIYGSDAVAGVVNLILRRDFDGVEARARYGFTDGNYDERQAAAIVGKRWKGGYATLAGEWTYNSALLGTDLDFYQNDNRPRGGRDLRVLTCNPGTITANGVTYAIPAGGVTTANAGSLVAGTANRCFYDRDLEVIPDQERFSVTGAISQEIGDRIRVFADGFWSRREGTLPLVANINTSVPSTNPFYVAPPGVTPGLCPASAGVPAGTRCVTVAYSLYPEFGQIQRRFWNETWNAVGGVEVDLFGDFRATAYYSHGESEEVDNRRQNGVNAAALAAALRDTNPTTALNVFGGRNNPATYARLIDNLFVITGRTRLDVYNAQADGTLFAIPGGNVRLAVGGEHRVEYTFTDLQTGTAAAPVAVGSAGERNVDAVFGELFVPIVGASNASPGLEQLSLSAALRYENYSDFGNTTNPKIGITYKPFRGLSLKGTYGTSFRAPTFTEVSTVGGGAGLYFDTLPGPNGNQIGIGIAGGNPNLQPEKAKTWSFTVEAAPPEIPGLLASVSYFRIDYTDQIQALRGTPGLLTNPIYRQFVQFNPTAATVASLVNSGLPLNAVIDQSQVTFIADGRRQNLGTSLLRGLDFALNYNWSLGDVQMDAGIQGSYILDYLFEAVPGAGLQSVVDTFGFTQKFRSQADIGLQRGGLRSRLTWNHLAGYFNTTVTPRQRISNYDTFDLSVGFELTRNVTLGADVRNLFNEDPPFVDTNFGYDPQASNPIPRVFAITAQVKF, encoded by the coding sequence ATGATCGCACCATCGACCCGCCTGCTGCTGAGTGCGGCGACCGGCGCCCTCGCACTTGCGACCGCGACCGCGGCCAGCGCGCAGACTGCGCAGCCCGTCGTGCAGGATCAGCCTGCGACCCCCGCCACGGCCGGGGACACGGCGCAGGAAACGGTAAGTCCGGAAGACGTCATCATCACCGGTTCGCGCATCCGCGGGATCGCGCCGGTCGGGTCGAGCGTCATCGCGATCGATCAGACGAAGATCGCCGAGACACCGGTGACGTCCACCAACGATCTGTTGCGTCGCGTGCCGCAGGTCGTGTCGCTCGGCGCGAACCGGGCCGGGGGCTCGGCCCAGAACGGGGCGGCAAACGCGACGCGTGGCGCAGGGATCAACCTGCGCGGATTGTCCACAAACGCCACGCTGCTGCTGTACGACGGCCGTCGTTTTCCGCCGCAGGGTACGCAGGGGCAGTTCACCGATCCTTCCGTACTGCCGTCGATCGCCCTCAGCCGCGTCGAGGTGATCGCCGATGGCGCGTCGGCGATCTATGGCTCCGATGCGGTCGCAGGCGTCGTCAACCTGATCCTGCGCCGCGATTTCGACGGGGTCGAGGCGCGCGCCCGCTATGGCTTCACCGACGGGAATTACGACGAGCGACAGGCGGCGGCGATCGTCGGCAAACGCTGGAAGGGCGGCTATGCAACGCTGGCGGGCGAATGGACGTACAATTCCGCGCTGCTCGGTACCGATCTCGATTTCTATCAGAACGATAATCGTCCGCGCGGCGGGCGTGATCTGCGCGTTCTCACCTGCAATCCCGGCACGATCACCGCGAATGGGGTGACCTATGCGATCCCTGCGGGCGGCGTGACCACCGCGAACGCCGGCAGCCTGGTCGCGGGTACCGCCAACCGCTGCTTCTACGACAGGGATCTGGAAGTCATCCCCGATCAGGAACGCTTCAGCGTAACCGGGGCGATCAGCCAGGAGATCGGCGACCGCATCCGCGTCTTCGCCGATGGGTTCTGGTCGCGCCGGGAAGGCACGCTGCCGCTGGTCGCCAACATCAACACATCGGTGCCGAGTACCAATCCCTTCTATGTCGCGCCGCCGGGGGTGACGCCGGGCCTGTGTCCGGCCAGCGCGGGCGTTCCGGCGGGTACGCGCTGCGTAACCGTCGCCTATTCGCTCTATCCCGAATTCGGACAGATCCAGCGGCGCTTCTGGAACGAGACGTGGAACGCCGTCGGCGGGGTGGAAGTCGACTTGTTCGGCGACTTCCGCGCCACGGCCTATTATTCGCACGGCGAAAGCGAAGAGGTCGACAATCGTCGGCAGAACGGGGTCAATGCCGCCGCGCTTGCCGCAGCGCTGCGCGATACCAACCCGACGACCGCGCTCAACGTCTTTGGCGGACGCAACAATCCGGCGACCTATGCGCGCCTGATCGACAATCTGTTCGTCATCACCGGGCGCACGCGGCTCGACGTATATAATGCGCAGGCTGACGGGACGCTCTTCGCGATTCCTGGTGGCAACGTCCGTCTGGCGGTCGGCGGCGAGCATCGCGTCGAATATACGTTTACCGATCTGCAGACCGGAACCGCCGCCGCCCCCGTCGCGGTGGGCAGTGCTGGCGAGCGCAATGTGGATGCTGTGTTCGGCGAGCTCTTCGTGCCGATCGTCGGCGCGTCGAACGCGTCGCCGGGCCTGGAGCAGCTGTCGCTCAGTGCGGCGCTCCGCTACGAGAACTACAGCGATTTCGGCAACACGACCAACCCCAAGATCGGCATCACCTACAAGCCGTTCCGTGGCCTGTCGCTCAAGGGCACCTATGGGACGTCGTTCCGCGCGCCGACGTTCACCGAAGTCTCGACCGTCGGCGGCGGTGCGGGTCTCTATTTCGACACGCTGCCCGGGCCCAACGGCAATCAGATCGGCATCGGCATCGCCGGTGGCAATCCCAATCTCCAGCCCGAAAAGGCGAAAACCTGGTCCTTCACCGTCGAAGCCGCGCCGCCGGAGATTCCGGGCCTGCTCGCATCGGTCAGCTATTTCCGCATCGACTATACCGACCAGATCCAGGCACTGCGCGGCACGCCGGGATTGCTTACCAATCCGATCTATCGGCAGTTCGTACAGTTCAACCCCACGGCTGCCACGGTCGCGAGCCTCGTCAATTCCGGGCTGCCGCTCAACGCGGTCATCGATCAGAGCCAGGTCACCTTCATTGCCGATGGACGTCGCCAGAATCTGGGGACGTCGTTGCTGCGCGGGCTCGACTTTGCGCTGAACTACAACTGGTCGCTGGGCGATGTGCAGATGGATGCCGGCATCCAGGGCAGCTACATCCTCGATTATCTGTTCGAAGCGGTGCCGGGCGCCGGCCTGCAAAGCGTCGTCGACACGTTCGGCTTCACGCAGAAGTTTCGCAGCCAGGCGGATATCGGTCTGCAGCGCGGTGGCCTGCGCAGCCGGCTGACCTGGAATCATCTCGCCGGCTATTTCAATACGACCGTCACGCCGCGGCAGCGCATCTCGAACTACGACACGTTCGATCTGTCGGTCGGCTTCGAGCTGACCCGCAACGTCACGCTCGGGGCCGATGTCCGCAACCTGTTCAACGAAGATCCGCCCTTCGTCGACACGAACTTCGGCTATGATCCGCAGGCATCGAACCCGATCCCGCGGGTGTTTGCGATTACTGCGCAGGTGAAATTCTGA
- a CDS encoding CapA family protein, translated as MTHVLLATGDLAMDRDEYAESFVATRDVLRSADIVFGQLETSFATSGVRAPQARHAVLARPDGADALADAGFDVISMAGNHVLDWGNDAFFETRANIERTGMRVVGAGATIAEARAPVSITLGDGTRVAILAYSSILPQDYWATERRPGCAPMRAFTHYEQIEHDQPGTPARIHSWPHGEDLAALEADVRAAKSSHDVVIVSHHWGIHFVRATLADYQRSVARATIAAGADAILGGHAHILKGCELIDGKPVFHSLCNFATDLRMDAAHAASKSFNEIRVLAEDWEPDFDSLYNFPPASRLSIVARLEIAGGRIVRAGFLPLFIDRDAVPRFCTPGTPPHAEVIDYMTAVTREAGLNARYVAADDMVELAEAA; from the coding sequence ATGACGCATGTCCTGCTCGCGACCGGCGATCTGGCGATGGATCGGGACGAGTACGCCGAAAGCTTTGTCGCAACCCGCGACGTGCTGCGGTCGGCCGACATCGTCTTCGGCCAGTTGGAGACGAGCTTCGCCACCTCCGGCGTCCGTGCGCCGCAGGCCCGCCACGCGGTGCTCGCGCGGCCCGATGGGGCGGATGCGCTGGCGGATGCGGGCTTCGACGTGATCTCGATGGCGGGCAACCATGTGCTCGACTGGGGGAACGACGCGTTCTTCGAAACGCGGGCGAATATCGAGCGTACGGGGATGCGCGTCGTCGGGGCGGGTGCGACGATCGCGGAGGCGCGCGCCCCCGTCAGCATCACGCTCGGCGATGGCACACGTGTCGCCATCCTGGCCTATTCCTCGATCCTCCCCCAGGATTATTGGGCGACCGAGCGACGTCCGGGGTGCGCCCCGATGCGGGCCTTCACCCATTACGAGCAGATCGAGCACGACCAGCCGGGCACGCCCGCCCGCATCCACAGCTGGCCGCATGGCGAAGATCTCGCGGCATTGGAGGCGGATGTCCGTGCCGCCAAGTCGTCCCACGACGTCGTCATCGTGTCGCATCACTGGGGCATCCACTTCGTCCGCGCGACGCTCGCCGACTATCAGCGCAGCGTCGCGCGTGCGACGATCGCGGCGGGGGCGGACGCGATCCTCGGCGGGCACGCACATATTCTGAAGGGCTGCGAGCTGATCGACGGAAAGCCGGTGTTCCACTCGCTCTGCAACTTCGCCACCGATCTTCGCATGGATGCCGCGCACGCGGCGTCGAAGAGCTTCAACGAGATCCGGGTTCTGGCGGAGGATTGGGAGCCCGATTTCGACAGCCTGTACAATTTCCCGCCGGCGTCGCGGCTGTCGATCGTCGCGCGGCTGGAGATTGCGGGCGGTCGGATCGTGCGGGCAGGCTTTCTGCCGCTCTTCATCGATCGCGACGCGGTGCCGCGGTTCTGCACGCCGGGCACGCCGCCGCACGCCGAGGTGATCGACTATATGACCGCGGTAACCCGCGAAGCGGGGCTCAACGCGCGCTACGTCGCAGCCGACGACATGGTCGAACTGGCGGAGGCGGCATGA
- a CDS encoding TonB-dependent receptor, which translates to MKSIRTAALATTGMVLLGLTSPSFAQQTTPASEPDVQTPEAGPSTITQDQVDRDIIVTGSRVRGAAPVGSTVIALGREDVIASGAVTTDRLIKQIPQVFDLGVSENSRGQSGGNGNITYGNSVNLRGIGPYATLILIDGHRAVNNSRALDPSVIPTLGLERVEVVADGASAIYGSDAVAGVVNLIPRRSLDGVEASARYGFGDDFHEWQVGVAVGHKWSQGQIMLAFEHVQRSNLSGDDRSFFTSDQRAFGGNDYRVNRCAPGTIIAGGTTYAIPAGGLTQANAGSLVAGTANLCNDLIGQDLFPKQAYDSANMTVTQELGDRVTLFADGFFSRRTFFRNPASQSATLTVPQTNAFFVRPAGFTGTSYTIAYNFINDLPINGNPGSAENWQISPGVRVKLFGDWEAEGIYSYGQGEDQSYTYRGLTTANLNAALASSNPATAFDPYGLGRTTEATKQLISNSIFFAPTLNRFTGYEARLNGTLFALPGGDVKLAAGYEGQEILTILGSARGVVGTPIAYRYFTRRVDSGYAEVLLPIFGAENAIPGFRKLVLNAAVRYDKYSDVGKTTNPKFGVNWTPFDGLTLRGSYGTSFRAPLISQIYGNSNNLFVQTYQNPGGSPIVGVALSGQNLGLRPEEATTWSVGGDLDIGSRLRFSLTYFNVEYTNQVEAYLSDLAILSREQSFAGLGIITRGAEAATRVQQLIASGIGVVGALPTNVTLFVDGRNNNLGKSLTEGIDFVANYTLPTESFGRFQVNLSGTYLTRYEVAITENAALIDRRNTIFFPLKFKARGAIAWDLDPVRLQVQATHVGGYTNNAVTVPQQVKSYTPVDLSIAWDLGGSTKRGFLGGLTLGAEVRNLFDLQPPFVNLAPSGNGSGGYDATAANPIGRQFAVSLRAKF; encoded by the coding sequence ATGAAGAGCATCCGTACCGCCGCATTGGCCACGACCGGCATGGTCCTGCTGGGACTGACATCGCCGTCCTTCGCGCAACAGACGACACCGGCCAGCGAGCCCGACGTACAAACGCCCGAGGCCGGGCCGTCGACGATCACGCAGGATCAGGTCGATCGCGACATCATCGTGACGGGCAGCCGCGTTCGCGGCGCCGCGCCGGTCGGTTCGACCGTGATCGCGCTGGGCCGTGAAGACGTCATCGCTTCGGGCGCGGTGACGACCGATCGCCTCATCAAGCAGATCCCGCAGGTCTTCGACCTGGGCGTCAGCGAGAATTCGCGCGGCCAGTCGGGCGGCAACGGCAACATCACCTATGGCAACAGCGTTAACCTGCGCGGCATCGGGCCCTATGCGACACTGATCCTGATCGACGGCCACCGCGCGGTGAACAACAGCCGCGCGCTCGACCCGTCGGTCATCCCCACACTCGGCCTGGAGCGGGTCGAGGTCGTCGCCGACGGCGCCTCCGCCATCTATGGTTCCGACGCGGTCGCGGGCGTCGTCAACCTGATCCCGCGCCGCTCGCTGGACGGGGTCGAGGCCTCGGCCCGCTACGGCTTCGGCGACGACTTCCACGAATGGCAGGTCGGCGTCGCGGTCGGGCACAAATGGAGCCAGGGCCAGATCATGCTGGCGTTCGAACATGTCCAGCGCTCGAACCTCAGCGGCGACGATCGGTCGTTCTTCACCTCCGACCAGCGCGCGTTTGGCGGCAACGACTATCGCGTCAATCGCTGCGCGCCCGGCACCATCATCGCCGGCGGCACGACCTATGCAATTCCCGCGGGCGGGCTGACCCAGGCGAATGCGGGCAGCCTGGTCGCCGGCACCGCCAATCTGTGCAACGACCTGATCGGGCAGGACCTGTTTCCAAAACAGGCCTATGACTCGGCGAACATGACGGTCACGCAGGAACTGGGCGACCGGGTGACGCTGTTCGCGGACGGCTTCTTCTCGCGCCGTACCTTCTTCCGCAACCCGGCTTCGCAAAGCGCGACGCTCACCGTGCCCCAGACCAACGCCTTCTTCGTGCGGCCGGCGGGCTTCACCGGCACGAGCTATACGATCGCGTACAACTTCATCAACGATCTGCCGATCAACGGCAATCCGGGCAGTGCCGAGAATTGGCAGATCTCGCCGGGCGTGCGCGTCAAGCTGTTCGGCGATTGGGAGGCCGAGGGCATCTACAGCTACGGCCAGGGCGAGGATCAGTCCTATACCTATCGCGGCCTGACGACGGCCAATCTCAACGCCGCACTCGCCAGCAGCAATCCGGCGACGGCTTTCGATCCCTATGGTCTCGGCCGGACGACCGAGGCGACGAAGCAGCTGATCAGCAACAGCATCTTCTTCGCCCCCACGCTCAATCGCTTCACCGGATACGAAGCGCGGCTGAACGGCACGCTGTTCGCGCTACCCGGCGGCGACGTGAAGCTGGCCGCGGGCTACGAGGGGCAGGAGATCCTGACCATCCTCGGCTCCGCGCGCGGCGTCGTGGGTACCCCCATCGCGTACCGCTATTTCACCCGGCGGGTCGATTCGGGCTATGCCGAAGTCCTGCTGCCGATCTTCGGTGCCGAGAACGCGATCCCGGGCTTCCGCAAGCTCGTGCTCAATGCAGCCGTCCGCTATGACAAGTACAGCGACGTCGGCAAGACGACGAACCCGAAGTTCGGCGTCAACTGGACGCCGTTCGACGGACTGACGCTGCGCGGCAGCTACGGCACGTCGTTCCGCGCACCGCTGATCTCGCAGATCTACGGCAATTCGAACAATCTGTTCGTCCAGACCTATCAGAATCCGGGCGGATCGCCGATCGTTGGCGTCGCGCTGTCCGGGCAAAACCTTGGTCTGCGGCCGGAGGAGGCGACGACCTGGTCGGTGGGCGGTGACCTCGACATCGGCAGCCGGCTGCGGTTCAGCCTGACCTATTTCAACGTCGAATATACCAACCAGGTCGAGGCGTATCTGTCGGACCTCGCCATCCTGTCGCGCGAACAGTCGTTTGCCGGGCTCGGCATCATCACGCGCGGGGCGGAGGCCGCGACGCGCGTGCAGCAGTTGATCGCCTCGGGCATCGGCGTCGTCGGCGCGTTGCCGACCAACGTCACGCTGTTCGTCGACGGGCGCAACAACAACCTTGGCAAGTCGCTGACCGAGGGGATCGATTTCGTCGCCAACTACACGCTGCCGACCGAGAGTTTCGGCCGGTTCCAGGTCAATCTGAGCGGCACCTATCTGACCCGCTACGAAGTCGCGATCACCGAGAATGCGGCGCTGATCGACCGCCGCAACACGATTTTCTTCCCGCTGAAGTTCAAGGCGCGGGGGGCCATCGCCTGGGATCTCGATCCGGTTCGCCTGCAGGTCCAGGCGACGCACGTCGGCGGCTATACCAACAACGCCGTCACCGTGCCGCAACAGGTGAAAAGCTATACGCCGGTCGATCTGAGCATCGCCTGGGATCTGGGCGGCAGCACCAAGCGCGGTTTCCTGGGCGGGCTGACGCTGGGTGCCGAAGTCCGCAACCTGTTCGATCTCCAGCCGCCGTTCGTCAATCTCGCGCCGTCGGGCAACGGCAGCGGCGGCTATGACGCGACGGCCGCCAATCCGATCGGGCGGCAGTTCGCGGTATCGCTGCGCGCGAAATTCTGA
- a CDS encoding tannase/feruloyl esterase family alpha/beta hydrolase has protein sequence MLLAAAAAACASLAGAQVGGATIVRATAVAATNGWVPPVEQRAYAPVPVSKPLCRVEASIAGRIGFELWLPGDWNGRLLGAGVGGDAGIYNYVDMSRRVAEGFATVTTDTGHKVTQARWMADPQARVDYEHRAVHLTAQAAKAIVARFYGQPARRSYFTGCSGGGRQALKEMQNYPGDYDGVIAGAPGPYMPLVSVRMMWSALLQKQAPDGALSDADWALYERRATQACDRADGVADGIVENPLACRFKPAVLLCKPGQTDGCLSAPKLAMLERIIAPMPDEAGRPMDKGLLPGVRTRPGPPSPLLRAMWADAVYNDPHWNEDGFRRSADLAAINRVMPDLRADSTRIAPFIARGGKAIIYQGWADPSVIARPTLDYYGRLARANGGLMRLSNAVRLFMVPGMYHCRGGPGVDSFGASGQESYPADPSRDMLWSLIRWVEGGHAPERIIGTRYGVDQPTLTRTLCAAPKSAVYRAGDRRLATSYVCRADPFLTRELAAQ, from the coding sequence ATGCTGCTGGCGGCGGCCGCCGCCGCGTGCGCGAGCCTCGCTGGCGCTCAGGTGGGCGGGGCGACGATCGTGCGCGCGACGGCGGTTGCCGCCACGAACGGCTGGGTTCCGCCCGTCGAACAGCGCGCTTACGCACCTGTGCCGGTATCCAAACCGCTGTGTCGGGTCGAAGCCTCGATCGCGGGCCGGATCGGGTTCGAACTTTGGTTGCCCGGAGATTGGAACGGCCGTCTGCTCGGCGCGGGCGTGGGTGGCGATGCCGGCATCTACAATTATGTCGACATGAGCCGCCGCGTTGCGGAGGGCTTTGCCACCGTCACGACGGATACCGGTCACAAGGTGACGCAGGCCCGCTGGATGGCGGATCCGCAGGCGCGGGTGGATTACGAACATCGGGCGGTTCATCTGACCGCGCAAGCGGCGAAGGCGATCGTCGCGCGCTTCTACGGACAGCCTGCCAGGCGCAGCTATTTCACCGGATGCTCGGGCGGTGGCCGACAGGCGCTCAAGGAAATGCAGAACTATCCGGGCGACTATGACGGTGTGATCGCCGGCGCGCCCGGACCCTATATGCCGCTCGTCTCGGTGCGGATGATGTGGAGCGCGCTGCTTCAGAAACAGGCGCCGGACGGTGCACTCAGCGACGCCGACTGGGCGCTTTACGAACGCCGCGCGACCCAAGCCTGCGACCGCGCGGACGGCGTTGCCGATGGAATCGTCGAAAACCCGCTCGCATGTCGCTTCAAGCCGGCCGTGCTGCTGTGCAAGCCCGGACAAACGGACGGATGCCTTTCGGCCCCCAAGCTTGCCATGCTCGAACGCATCATTGCGCCGATGCCCGACGAGGCGGGCCGGCCGATGGACAAGGGACTGCTGCCCGGCGTCAGGACCCGGCCGGGTCCGCCGTCGCCCCTGTTGCGCGCGATGTGGGCGGACGCAGTCTATAACGACCCGCACTGGAACGAGGACGGGTTCCGGCGTTCCGCAGATCTCGCCGCGATCAACCGCGTCATGCCCGACCTGCGGGCAGACAGTACACGGATAGCGCCGTTCATCGCGCGCGGGGGCAAGGCGATCATCTATCAGGGGTGGGCCGATCCCTCGGTGATCGCCCGGCCGACGCTCGATTATTATGGGCGGCTCGCGCGGGCCAATGGCGGACTGATGCGCTTGAGCAATGCCGTACGGCTGTTCATGGTCCCGGGAATGTACCATTGCCGTGGCGGCCCCGGCGTCGACAGTTTCGGTGCGTCCGGGCAGGAAAGCTATCCCGCCGACCCGTCGCGCGACATGCTCTGGTCGCTCATCCGGTGGGTCGAAGGGGGGCACGCGCCCGAACGGATCATCGGCACCCGCTATGGCGTCGACCAGCCGACGCTGACCCGCACCTTGTGCGCCGCGCCAAAGTCCGCGGTCTATCGCGCGGGCGATCGGCGTTTGGCCACGTCCTATGTCTGTCGGGCAGATCCATTTCTGACGCGAGAACTTGCCGCCCAGTGA